One part of the Corallococcus caeni genome encodes these proteins:
- the rplI gene encoding 50S ribosomal protein L9 codes for MKVILREDIDNLGKSGELVTVKDGFGRNFLLPRKKAVLASEQNMRQLEHEKSVQTARNAKLKGAADEQAKKLGNVKVTIKRKVGEQDKLFGSVTVLDIAEALASQGQQVDRRQLHLAEPIKSLGSYDVELRLHREVTAKIKVDVVAE; via the coding sequence ATGAAGGTCATTCTGCGTGAGGACATCGACAACCTCGGCAAGTCCGGCGAGCTCGTCACGGTGAAGGACGGCTTCGGCCGCAACTTCCTTCTGCCGCGCAAGAAGGCGGTCCTGGCGAGCGAGCAGAACATGCGCCAGCTGGAGCACGAGAAGTCCGTGCAGACCGCTCGCAACGCCAAGCTGAAGGGCGCTGCCGACGAGCAGGCCAAGAAGCTGGGCAACGTCAAGGTCACCATCAAGCGCAAGGTCGGCGAGCAGGACAAGCTGTTCGGCTCCGTCACGGTGCTGGACATCGCCGAGGCGCTCGCGTCCCAGGGTCAGCAGGTGGATCGCCGCCAGCTGCACCTGGCCGAGCCCATCAAGTCGCTGGGCAGCTACGACGTGGAGCTGCGCCTGCACCGCGAGGTGACGGCGAAGATCAAGGTCGACGTGGTGGCCGAGTAG
- the rpsR gene encoding 30S ribosomal protein S18 — protein sequence MSNGMDSKQGAGASRGPGGGGGGYGGGSRGGDRGGDRGGDRDRGGDRGDRGGMGGDDDKRGGRGFGRKKVCRFCAEKNASVDFKDQATLKYFVTERGKIIPRRISGNCAKHQREVAIAIKRARGIALLPYNAVVG from the coding sequence ATGAGCAACGGCATGGATAGCAAGCAGGGCGCGGGCGCTTCCCGCGGCCCCGGTGGTGGCGGTGGCGGCTACGGCGGCGGTTCGCGCGGTGGCGACCGTGGCGGTGATCGCGGCGGTGACCGCGACCGTGGTGGTGATCGTGGCGACCGCGGCGGCATGGGCGGCGACGACGACAAGCGCGGTGGTCGTGGCTTCGGCCGCAAGAAGGTCTGCCGGTTCTGCGCGGAGAAGAACGCGTCGGTGGACTTCAAGGACCAGGCGACGCTGAAGTACTTCGTCACCGAGCGCGGCAAGATCATCCCCCGCCGCATCTCCGGCAACTGCGCGAAGCACCAGCGTGAGGTGGCGATCGCCATCAAGCGCGCCCGCGGCATCGCGCTCCTCCCCTACAACGCGGTGGTCGGCTAG